AACACCTGGTCAGACATCAGAGGTTTATCTAGGTGATAAGAGGCCTAAAAATTTGAGTCATGTTTCTAGGCTCCATCAAATTACTGGTCAGTGGTGTACGTGGGGTGGTATAGTTAACGACTCCTTTTTCTGTGCATGTATGATACTGACTTGCATTGATGCTGAATAATGATGATGCAGAAGATtaagaagaagaggaaaccTCTCAGTAGTCTTTTGAAGTGAAAATTCAGGTGCTCTAGATCTTCTCTGCCTTGGCCAACCTTTCTGGTGCTAAGCTGTATCTTCCCTATGATTTCCAAGCAATCAAATCAACTAAGTTAATGATGGCTCAGAAAATTTTCTTTAAAGCGTAAGATTAAGGCAAATTCTGCAAATTTGAGTTCAAGAAGCATAATTACCTTGGTCTGATGGAACTACATCTGATCGTAAATCAACAGTGTAGAGCAAGGGGAGAAGAAGCAAGCAGATTAATGGAGTTGCAAGAAAAACCAGACTTCTTGGCACCTTCTAGATCTCCATCTTCCGCCAATCTGTAATCATTCTCAAAGTAAATGTATTTCATGCAAGCTAGTGACACCACGGAGGGGCTCTATGAAAGATTAAGTACTACTTGGCTTGTCAATTTTGTTAATTAGACACAGATTTTCTTTGTCCTGGTCCATGGTTTTCTGCAGTCTTGCtttattactctattttttctacttttgatTAGTTTAATCAAGTGAACAAATTGATCTCAGCTATTGCATATACCTGTATACATAAATGATAGGTGCGTGTCCACGTCAGTTACCAaagcacctcaactaatcttggAGCCTAAACGACCAGACAAACATCCACCGGCTCTGAGGATTTTTGCTGCAGTGGGAGTCGAATCTGCGATTTTTCACATTTTCGGCTACTTAACCCCTTTGACTTTAAGACTATGTCATGAATTTCTTCTCAGGATCAACAAATATCTAGGATCTGTGAGTTCTTACGATGAAGTTGGTAGAAATTTAATATGGCTCATGACGTTTGTTTCCAGGAAGATCCGACAACAAGAAGTGGTTACATCATTTGCTTCACAACGACCAGGGACCTCGGGGTTGCAATACAGGCCAGTGGATTTGATCATATGCTGGTACACTAAGCTGATAGGCAGTTCTTGAGGGGAAAAGTGTTTCTAATGttactgttaaagcatccaactccaaaccaattggcaaagagtggagaggccgcccaggctcatatactagttttggaggagataattaaccgatgtgggacaaatcccaacactcccccgcatgTGCGACCCCCGATTTGCAcatggagaggtcaacaaaggatccgaaacacacggatcacaatgaaacaaagtgcaactatgacacaaacaaaggggaaaagcctccgaaagcctagctttgataccatgttaaagcatccaactccaaaccaattggcaaagagtggagaggccgcccaggctcatatactagttttggaggagataattaaccgatgtagGACAAATCCCAATACCTTTGAGGCTTTGACCACACTTCATTTTCTCTGAACACGATTATTAAATTTGGTTGGCAGTGTGTGTGAATCATCCTACCTgcacttttttttatcagctaaTATCTTTAGTATCACCTTGTCGTTGAATTTTTCTCGGTGAACGGATATATGAATAAGGACCACTTCTCTTGCCTCTTATTTGGATCAAAGTCAACTGTTGCCTTCTAGAGAATGTGTGATGTTGATCATTAGCCAGATTATTTATACAAACATAGAGTTCTAAGGCTACTACTGTATTTGAAGGATGTGCATGTGTAGTATGGCTGGAGTCATTATCACTTGCTCTGAGAGAGGACTGCCCTGGTCTGTATTTGAAGGATCCTCTTGCCATTTTGCTCAACGTATGATCCCATCCAGATCCTGTGACTTAGTAAGTTTCTATTTCATTCCCACTTCACAGTTCACCCCTCTGTGTTTGGGTACTTCCACTTCTTCCTTTATCGTTTCTTGTGCATGAGGATTGGTGGAGAGGTTAAGAAaaggtaaaaataaaatcataatcCCACACTAAGCAAGTGAACAAATTGAGCTAACAATTGCATGCACATCTGTACAGAAACTATAAGAGCCTCTCCAGGTCGGTTTAAGTGCACCTCAAGTAATTCTCGAGCCTGGACTTAATGACCAGACAGACATCAGCCCCAATGGGAGTTGAACCTTTGAATTTAGCATTTTTGGCCACTTAACCAATTTGCCTTTAAAACTGTCATAAAACTGTCTTGCCAACCATGGTGTAGGTTGTTATTCCCTTTTTGGTCCTTGGTGCATGGTGTGTAATCGTTGGGGTGCGGGGGTGCCAACTGCCTATTAGCTTGGTTGGGATACCCACACACCGTTGTGATGCCTTCATTCTTGGGCCTATTCagtctttgtaatttgtttaaATTCTCTTTTTGCTCATATAAAAATGAAGTTCTTCTCAAGATCAACAAAAATCTAGGATACACGAGTTCTTCATTGGAGTTGTTTGAACGCTAATAGGGCTTAtggttttcatatttttcaGGAAGATCCGAAAACAAGGAAGTGGTTACATCAGATGCTTCACAATGTCCATGGACCTCCAGTTGTGATATAGGCCAATGAGTTTGATCATCTGCTGGTAAACTGAGCTGATAGGCAGTTCTTCAGGGGCCTATATGGGAAAAAGAACCACTTCTCTTGGCTCTTATTTGGTCCGAGTCAACTGTTGCCATCTTGAGAATCTGTGATGGTGATCATTATACAGATTATTTATACAGAAATAGAATTGACTAGACAAGAATATTTCAAGCAGGTGGATATCAGGCAAAGGAGGAAAGGAGAGAGTAGCATTGCAAGTGGTTATGTGGTTGGGGGTCTTACTGCCTCAGGTTCTTGTGAGCAGAAGGAAAATGCAAAGCTTCATGCGATTGAAGGAGCAATGGTGAAACATTGTATGAGATTTTTGGCAAGAAGAGGTTGCAGAAACCAAGTCACCAGTAAGAATGTGTTTACCAAGATAAATTTCTCCCAATTTCTTTCACGAATTCTAAGCAAGGTAACAAgtttagaaaaattattcaatgatGAATCACTTGTCTAGCGCAGCATTTGTCTTGCATATTTCCGTTACAGTACTATTCTCTGAGACTGTTTCATGGTTGCAGAAGTAGAGCTCTTCTTGGTGTTGTTTAGTAGAACTCGAGTTCCAAAAAGAAACATGTAAAACAAACAACCCTCGCTAGTCAAGTGTAAATGTAAACAAACTCCGTAAACATTGACTTTGtgttgaccctttttttttttttggtttttgtcctAGTATCTTATTAGTTACTCGCCTGCAGATTGAAACGTAGTAGCAACCATTTAATGTCTTATATTGCCTAACTGTCTTTCCAAACAATCCGAAGGGGTTGCTCGAGCGGCAAGTAACAGGGTTCAACTTCTATTGCCCACAAATAAACCCCTGGCCACCGGAGGTTTGTCCTGTAGTTAACTGGAGGTTTGTCCTGTGGTTAACACagattcctctttctttcttaattgtatCTTCAGAAGTTACAAGAAAGATTCGTCTCAAAACACTGTTTCTTCAAACCAAAGGGGCTGAGCGCCCAAGAAGTCCAAGTGCATTGACAAGAGTCTTTCTAAACCTCGCAACATCAATATTAAAATTCTGCTTTTCAAGGTACACATCCCTAAGAATCTCATACCCTTTCGAGGTTATGGATCCGGGATCAACAATGACAGGGTGATCTTTGCCataaagagagatgagagagcttTCCTCTGGTTCAATTTTGTACTCTATGTAATTCAAACCCATTCCTGGAGCTGGTATGCCGAAGGCTGTGTTTGCGATCCATTCTATGCCAAGCCCCACCACTTGCACTAGGACAGCCCCTTCTGGCAAGAAGACAGCATTTGTAAGCCCAGCACCGTGGGCACCAACCAGTATGCTGCATGAGTTTACTATCTCCGCAAAATTGTCCATATTGGCTGTCAAATCAGGCTGTGCGACGATAACTCTGAAGCCCAATGCCTTTATCATGGTCACCATCTCATCTTCGTTCATAAAGACTCTTTTGTTTTTACGAGATATAAGTATCAACGTCGGTTTTTCCGTCTTTGACAAATCTCGTATCTTTAGATTGTAAGATTCTCTTAGAAACTGCTTGAAATCAAGCATGGAGTAACCTTCAGGGACTTCCATGGTCTTAATGGCAAGATTGTCATGGTAGTGAAGCCCGACAACTGCTCCCGGAAAGCAATGCACGCTTACATTTGCTGCTGGATTAATGACTTCATAGCTTGACAAATGGGAGAAAATCTTCTTATATTTACTCATGAACCGAATTGCGAAATCGGGAACAATAAAGCGTAGGCGAGATTGAAAATGGCGACTAGTGATGAACAAAGGAATGATTATATCGCTGAATTCATGAAATATATTTCCTGTGGCTCCACCAGATGAGAAAACTACGGCAGGGTCATTATGGGTATACTCACAAGGTGGAAGGGGGGAGATGTTTCCCTGAAGTATCTGCACTAATGATACCGTTCTCCTGATCCACTCATCTTCCTTTTTTGCATATGGAAGGATTATTCGATTGGCTTGGGGCATACCATGATTGAATGGTATATGAACCGTCATTGTAAGTGTATCGATCCTTACTGGTCTACTGGACACACAAAGTTCAGTGTGAAAGTCATAATGGCAAGCAAATCCGGTCGCTTCCAGCTGAGTTTGATTTCCTCCTATATGTATGCATTTTTAATTCATTGGAGAAACAAATTAGACATAAATATTATCTCAAACTTTTATTGTTGAATCCATGTTTTGAAGCACATTGAGAGAAGGGTGACTATACATAATCTCATGGCCATTAACTATGCAAATCAAATACAAGGTGGTGTTAGTCATGAGCGAATCACCAAGGATCATGTTATTAGAGATTTCCCCTTGTAACTATGATTATAGACTTACCGTAATGTTGAATAATGAAAATGCAGaagtaaaagaagaagaagaaaccttTCACTAGTCTTTTCATGAGAAAATGCAGGTGATCTTGATGTTCTATCTGAGTCGCACCTGAATGTGTTTTCTTCCCTGCCATATCCAAGCAAAATGATATTgaccaagtcaatggtgggtgAGAAGTTGCTCTATCAAACATTGATTTAGGAAAAGCTTGCGAATTCGTAGAGTTGAAGAAGCATAGTTACATACATTGATTTGATGGAACTACGTGGGATCCGATTTCGACAGTGTAGAGCAAGGCGAGGAGAAGCAAGCAGAAAAATGGAGTCGCGCCTAAAACCAGACTTCTTGGTACCTTCTCCATCTTCCGACAATCTGAAAACCTACTCATAGTTTTTGCATTAACTTTGACATGCATGAACAACCATGGTGGTGCTCAATATATGTAAGATTTAAGTATACGTTGGCTTGTGTTTTTTGCTAATTTGACTTcgcatttttttattattctggTCCACGTTTTTCACTGTCATGATTCATTCCTGTCTTATTATTGTTCCCCTTCTCCGATTAGTTTATTCCAATGAACACCTTGAGCGCAAGAAGTGCCACACACACACGGCTCCAGCTGAAAATCGAACGTGGGTAGGGCCAGATCATAATGCGGTGAAGATTAATGTGGACGCAGGTGATAGCTCCCCTAGAATCGCTGAAGCACTTGCACTTCGTGACGGTATGAACCTGGGTATTACTATGAGCCTGTCAAGAGTTATTATCGAATCAGATTTGGAGTCGGTTGTTGGAAGTTGCCTTACGGCAAAAGAACCGCCTACAGATATTGGTGTTTTGGTGCATGGTTGCATAGCTCTTAGAGAATCTTTTATGTCTTGTGTGTTTAAATTTGTCAAACGCGATTGTTATCGAGCCGCACATAATTGTGCTAAGAAGGCTTTTTCTCGTGGTTCATTCGACCTGTGGACAACCATCTTGCCCTCATGGGGTCTTCACTTTCTGATGTTTAAACTTTTTGCATACAGATGAATAACACTAAtcccattttttcaaaaaagaaaagaaggataTATGTTATTCATGAAAACAGAGTTATGGGAACAACTTACAAGCACCTCGACCAGCTTTTGAAGTAAACGACGGGACAAATCTTTAGTTGCCTCAAgagctttattttattttttctttctggcGGAAGTCATACCTACAAGTATGTAGGAGAAAGTCTAGTATTTACTGTCATGATCCCACTCGAGTCTCGACCAACCCTTGGAGTTGTTAAAagcatatatatttttcaatttctagaGAAACACTTTTTAATCTTGTGGTGTGTACTATGTATGTACGTATGACTTTTAATAGTTGATTCAGAGATCCAATTTTCTCGGCATTGTTTCTGAACATAAACAGATGGTTAATCTTGTGTTTATGTATGTAATATTGTGAAGAACCCTAGAAACTAAATGTGAACAGGTGGAGAAATTTGCAGGGTGGGTTGCGTGATCTCTTGACTCATTGCTTTCGCATTGGGCTTCGGGACATCACCAGTTGACTAATATCAAATGCACGATTTCTAAGAGATCTGGCCGGCAACTGTCatattcccttttttcttttctttttttatcgacaaaagaaaatatagtGATGAAACTCGTAAGGATACATCGAGAGAGGGGAGGCGAGAAAcatccaaccaaaggttgaaTGAGAGGGAGAAAAAGACAACAGTAAGAAGCAAACTACATGGTAAATTAAAGTATGGAGCTCCTAATTCATTCCAAGCATCTCTTGAAATCTTCGACAGAATATGCATCCAAGTTATGTCTTCCTTTCACCCGAAGAGCAGTCCAAGTTTTAATCATATCTTATCCATCCGATAATCCCTATCAACCAAAGCATTGTTGTGTGGAAAACTGTCACTGTAACACAAACCCTCCACCCCCATCACTTGATCACATATACCACAATAAtttcaccactaccaccacacttccactttTTTACCACCATTGACACCACACCTCATCCCTACCACCTCCGCCTTCCTTTTACCATaacaaccaacacaaacacTTCATCGCTATGACAATCAAACCGCAACATGCAACTCTAGCATGACTacaactcctccaccaccactccgATTTTTTCAAGGTTTGAATAGCCAttagtttatatggtttgaccccaccctcttttagtactttgagaaaactctttatcgatatatagaaggtctttatccgatttaaaatgacggagatgcgagcgttttaaaagaacaattcatttttggactcagtgagggtaaaatagtcatatattttgatgtacaaaaaaaaattgcaaccaaactaattgggttagaaagtagacttaacaagcacggttcaaaccttggaaaaatcggagttcggtagTGTCCAGAAGAAGGCTgcgaaatttaagaaattctgAACTTTCAATGCTCCTGAGGCTCATTTCttttgcgcccggggcgcactacATTGCGCCTGAGACGCCTTGGAATTCcacaatttgtcaaactttgcaaGTTTGTTCCGAACattcccgaactccgatttttgcaaggtttgaactgttaaaaagcttgttaagtctgctttctaacccaattagtttggatgccattttttttgtacataaaaatatatgactattttactcTCATTGCgtcaaaaaatgaattgttcttgtaaaacgctcgcacCTCCGTCATTTTAAGTCGGATAAAGAACTTCTATGTGTCGATAAAGagaattttcaaagtactaaaagatggtggaatacaactatacaaataataaagttgagtttatTAAAAATGTGTAGAAAATAGACAACTACAAAGATCGTGGAAGCACTACCACCCCTTTGCCACAAACACTGTCACTGTAACACAACCCTAACTTTGTATCCATCTCTAATTCAATTGGCAATatgggactctatttccttaacatcccccctcacgtgtagccgCGTTTTAGGTTTGTCATGTGGCCATTTTTTGGGTCTTATCATCACTTTTGTTGGTCTGTCAttgtggggtgtggattgtaaatttttaaaatgtgaggTGGAATGGGCCCCGTTCGGATACCATGTGGAAATTTTATAAGACCCTATTGTTTCTTGCTCCCCAAATCGACCGAAGCACCACATAGAAGATAGTCTCCCAACATATTTCCTCCAGGTTGTAGTAAGAATTGGTGAACCAAAGAAGCATGAGATCATGCAAGGAAGCCGGCCGGACAAGCCCATTGTTCTGCCACTCCGTGATCGCAGACCAGATATACCATGCATGCTACTGGGCAATGAAGAAGTAAATGGACTGGGGTTTCAGTAGCACCAGAGCACAAGGGGAAAGAATCTGGATGGGTGGCGATGATATTTCTCCTTGCTAAGAGTGACCTTGTTGCAATTCTTCCTTGGATTGCTTGCCATGCAAAAATCCCAGTCTTAAGTCTCCTGATGTGGTTGCTGTTCCCAAGTTGCATAGGCAGGTTTAACTGAGAAAAGCTGGCTGGGACTCCATTTCCACACCAAGCAGTCAACACAAGAGCTAttgagagtgaagccagtaagCTTAAGTTGTATTTCTGCAACCTGGTTTTCTTCGCAAAC
The sequence above is drawn from the Rhododendron vialii isolate Sample 1 chromosome 6a, ASM3025357v1 genome and encodes:
- the LOC131328757 gene encoding alpha-1,3-arabinosyltransferase XAT3-like, with protein sequence MSRFSDCRKMEKVPRSLVLGATPFFCLLLLALLYTVEIGSHVVPSNQWKKTHSGATQIEHQDHLHFLMKRLVKGFFFFFYFCIFIIQHYGGNQTQLEATGFACHYDFHTELCVSSRPVRIDTLTMTVHIPFNHGMPQANRIILPYAKKEDEWIRRTVSLVQILQGNISPLPPCEYTHNDPAVVFSSGGATGNIFHEFSDIIIPLFITSRHFQSRLRFIVPDFAIRFMSKYKKIFSHLSSYEVINPAANVSVHCFPGAVVGLHYHDNLAIKTMEVPEGYSMLDFKQFLRESYNLKIRDLSKTEKPTLILISRKNKRVFMNEDEMVTMIKALGFRVIVAQPDLTANMDNFAEIVNSCSILVGAHGAGLTNAVFLPEGAVLVQVVGLGIEWIANTAFGIPAPGMGLNYIEYKIEPEESSLISLYGKDHPVIVDPGSITSKGYEILRDVYLEKQNFNIDVARFRKTLVNALGLLGRSAPLV